The genomic region GAATGGCTGAATTATTAAACGGTTGAATGGCTGAATTGATAAACGGCCAGCCATTCAACCATTTCGCCATTCAACCATGTAACATCAATCAAAGAACTGCCACCGCAGCCCGAACTCGAAGCGGCGGGGCAGCCCGGTGTAGTAAGGCGTGGTGAAGTAGCCGTTGCGCAGCAGGCCCTGGTTGACGTAGGCCACCTTCAGAAACACCGCCACCGTTTTGATATCGCCGCTCAGAAACACGTCGGCCACGGCAAAGTTGCCGGCCGTGAAGTAGTTCTGCACGATAAACTGCTGGGTGCTGGGGCTGTAGTCGTAGGGCTTCCAAGTGGACTGGTAGTACACCTCAGCCCCGATCTGCCCGAACAGCGCCTTCTTGAACAGGTAGCCCTGGTAGTAGATTTTGCTGTTGGTGACGAGGGCCGGAATCCGCAGGCCTTCCTGGTCGCCGCCCTGGGTGCCGTGGGCCTGGTTGTCGAAATAGATATTGCCTACGTTGAAGCGGTGCCGCGCCGAAAGCGTCAGCAGGCGGCGGTCTTCGCTGAGCTGCGCCGGCTCGCCATAGGCCCCGTAGTACACCAGTGAGGTGATGTTGATGATGGCGCCCGAGGCCTCCAGGCGGTGCCGGCCCAGGGTCTGGTCGAGGCGGGCGGTGAGCTGGTTGACCTTGGTGTTGTCGAAGCTGTTGGTCCAGCGGTAGTGGTTGCCGTCGAACTGCTCCTGCGAAAGCGTGGGCGAATAGCTGGAGCTCAGCAGCTCGCCGGTGAGCGGGCCCAGCCGCGCCGCGCCGCGCAGCCAGTATTCCTGGTTGCGGTCGGGGTTTTCCACGTCGAGGGCAAACACCTCCCCGGCCGTTTCGATGGCGAAGATTTTGTAGTTGAAGTCGGCCGTGCCGCCCGCAAACACCTGGCTGTAGGTGTTGCCGTCGGCCGCGGCCGGCCGCAGCTGGCCCGTATCACCGATGCTGGGCACGCCCACCAGATGGCGCGTGGCCAGCGAGAGGCTGCGGTGCCGGGCATACAGCCGGTATTGCACGGTGGAGCTGCGGCCCAGCACGCCAAACGTGTTTTCCAGGCGCTGCGTCTCCGCCCGGTCGTCGGTACCGATGGTGCTCAGCAACGCCCGCGGGTAGTAGCTCGGCTGGTTGGTTCCCTGTACCAATTCCAGCTTAGTATCCTGAAAGCGGTTCGCCTGGCGGCGCCAGTCGATGACGTGGAACGCCGTGAGGCCACGGCCCACCAGCCGGTAGGAGTGCGCCAGCCGCAGCCCGTCGCGTTGTTCATTACTAAGCGCTGTAAACAACCAGGGGCGCTCGGCTCCATAATCGAAGAGCTGGCTGAGCGCAGTATCACGCTGGGCTACTGAAATAGTGGGACCGTTCTGCCGGATACCACCCTGTTCGACCGCACGGTGGCGTACATTATTGTAGTTGAAAAGCGCGTGGTAGCGTTCGTCGGTGCTTTCGAAGCGGGCAAAAAACAGAAAGTTACTGTGCTCTACCAGTGACCCTGGCCGGGCGTCAGTGGTGTAGAGCTTATTCGACGCAATCCGCTCGTAGGCGAGGCCCACGCTGGCTTTTTTGCTGATGCTGCGCGTGTACGACAGCTCAAACACCTGCTCGCCGTTGCCGCCCTGAATGAAGCGGAAGAACGTGTACGGCGACTTGGAATCGTAGTAAGGAATGGTGGCCGGGTCGCGGGCGTAGCGGTCGAAGGAGTTGCGGCCGAGACGGGCGCCCAGCTCCATATTCGGACGCCAGAGCAGCGGCCGGGCGGCCGTGCCCACGTGCCCCAGGTCCTGGTGGAAGGTGCTGTCGTGGTACCAGTTGCGGGCCGAGGGGAAGTTGGTGAGCGTGGTGTCAATGATGCGGCCTTCGGTCTGGTCGCGCAGCAGGTCGGCCTCGCGCAGCACGCGGGTAGTGCGGGCGCTGTAGAGCACTTTGGTGGAGTCGTCGAGCACCTGGGCCCGCCCAGTGGCCGCCCCGGCCAGTAACACCACGAGCAGCACCAGTAGCCGGATATTCATACGCAACGAAGACAATAGCGAGTCAGACAACAGCTTGGGGCTGAATGAAGGGTGACAGCAGCTG from Hymenobacter canadensis harbors:
- a CDS encoding putative porin — its product is MNIRLLVLLVVLLAGAATGRAQVLDDSTKVLYSARTTRVLREADLLRDQTEGRIIDTTLTNFPSARNWYHDSTFHQDLGHVGTAARPLLWRPNMELGARLGRNSFDRYARDPATIPYYDSKSPYTFFRFIQGGNGEQVFELSYTRSISKKASVGLAYERIASNKLYTTDARPGSLVEHSNFLFFARFESTDERYHALFNYNNVRHRAVEQGGIRQNGPTISVAQRDTALSQLFDYGAERPWLFTALSNEQRDGLRLAHSYRLVGRGLTAFHVIDWRRQANRFQDTKLELVQGTNQPSYYPRALLSTIGTDDRAETQRLENTFGVLGRSSTVQYRLYARHRSLSLATRHLVGVPSIGDTGQLRPAAADGNTYSQVFAGGTADFNYKIFAIETAGEVFALDVENPDRNQEYWLRGAARLGPLTGELLSSSYSPTLSQEQFDGNHYRWTNSFDNTKVNQLTARLDQTLGRHRLEASGAIINITSLVYYGAYGEPAQLSEDRRLLTLSARHRFNVGNIYFDNQAHGTQGGDQEGLRIPALVTNSKIYYQGYLFKKALFGQIGAEVYYQSTWKPYDYSPSTQQFIVQNYFTAGNFAVADVFLSGDIKTVAVFLKVAYVNQGLLRNGYFTTPYYTGLPRRFEFGLRWQFFD